GAGCATGGaggaataaaatgaaagacTGTTATTCCATGCTGTGGGTAAATTTGCTGAATGGAGGGTAAGGCATGAATATCTGTTTAAAAGAAAGGAGCCTAGCGATAAAATGGTATAGCTGACTTCATGGATACTGGAGAGCAGCTTCGCGAACAGTGAAGTGACAGACTCGGTTAAGGAGTGTTTGGATTCCTCCTAAATTAATTGACTGTTAGGTCAATTCATTTCCTGTAGGGAAATTGAGTTGGACACGTAAAATGAACCAGCAAAAGCACACTCATCTGCTTTTGCCGACATGATTAGGAGGACAAACGAAGACCAACAGCCAGCAAAGTAAACGAGGAATTGCATGTACAACACTTGAAAAATTATCAGATGAACTATGATAAGTGAGATGTTtaactgcagtatttttttaaatcatacttTGGGTTTGGCTGTTGGAACTTGTAATGGAGAGCAACACTAGATACATAAAACTTGAAACAGAATACCTAAAACTCGAACTGGTATTTTTagtagagagatagatagacagatagatatttAAAATTTGTGAAAGGACTGATCAGTGTAAGGCTTATAATTCATTTTCTGAAAAACCTCTCTGTTGTTTGAACGGAAACACAAATGCCAGGGGGCAGGCCCTCACggcacattatttttttcctacccATATTCAGCCATGGCATGCTGTGACTGGCCCACCAAACCAAATGGTTAGGATTAGACATCAGATTAGAGATGGTCAAGCGAGGCAGAGGGTTgagatggttaaggttaggcaggAGTGGTAAAGTTTCTAAAGTTTAGAGTAAGCATCTGGGAGGGACTTGCAGATGTGGCAGAAATTAAATTATGCCCCCATCTCCATGGGGTGTTGGTGAACTGGCAGACATTGAACCACAGAATAATTTTTTTATCGCAGTGCAAAGTGCATGATGCAAGCTAATCTGTTTCCATCAATTTTATTAAGAGACGGGGgtaaatttattaattttttgttttctgttagcTGAAGCTAGCTCACCCTAGATCTctctgccttcaccaacatgAATAAACTCTTCTGCCgacacagtgacatcagtgaagGTGCACAAAAGTCGCCATGGCAAAGGGGAACCACCCAGGAATACATCAAGTTCCCATGGAACAAATGCACATGCGATTCTTCTCAGCTCCCAATTCACTACACTACGCTTTTGTGCATTCCAGTATTCTCAACTCCTCTgtgccagcaaaaaaaaagtgtgtgtgtatgtgtgtgtgtgtgtgtgtgaaagcaggtATTTGTCAGGAATTTTGCTTCACACTGAGTTTCTGCAGCACTGTAGCTCTACAGTTGGTTACCTACAGGCTCCAGCAGGCTCACAGTGATTTTATGAGCGAGCACAGACTCGGGGGAAATTTAATAAATGTGATATGGTGTTTGGTTACTCTCAAGTGACAGTTGACTCTGGTACTGTAAAATGCTTGCATGCGCAGGCAAgatttcacacatacacacacacacacacacactcaaagacatGTGAAAAGGTGTATAGATATATGCACAAATGCAAACTCAACACTTACTGTGCAAGCACacttttacatgcacaaacttgtgagtgtgtgcacaaatacacgcacacacacacacacacacacacacacacaaacacacacacacacacacacacacacacacacacacacacacacagatacttgCTCGGTGTGTGTGCGCTGTTAAGCTGGGTCGAGTTTTAATACTTCTCTGCCTGACTGCAGTGGAAATTCAATTTGTCACCGTAaggcacatgctcacacacacacacttaaacacacatttgttaCAGGTGAATGTTAATTTCACCAGAACATCACTTTCTCTCTTGAAAAGTGAACATTTAAAAGTTGAAGCTAAGAACTAATAGTAgtgtttgcatatttatttaataaatccaaacacacagaaatacatatgCTCCCTGTTTTTTCCATAAAGTCTAGGGCTGTTGTCATGCCTGCCTTGTTTAATCAGGTTGAAATGAATGTGAGTGCATTTATCATGTCGGTGCAGTTCATTGGGGTAGGTGTGAAAACAGCAATCGCAATCACATTCAGGTACAAACCAAAACAACTGGACCAGGACCCTGTGGAGGATGTGGTCTCGATCTGGTTACAAATAAACTCTCGAGGGGCTTTGTTtgtggtgtgaatgtgaatcAACCCACATCTGACCCTTCAACAGGAAGCATTGTGTGTTTTCGGTTGAAGCAGCTTTGCACTGTGCGATAATAACTTCAGGAAACAATTTTGCTTCCTGCAACACAGGAACAAAATAAATCGAGGGTTGACATGAAGCAACGTGGAAATACAATTGACAACACTGCCTGCAGGCTTCTCGGTGTGCGGCCCAAGCAATCACTGTAATAATCAGCAcatgctgaagctgctgctgccccccatGCCCATGATGGATACTGTAATGgtcaaatgtgtttgtgcaatAAAATGGGAAAGGAATAACAAAAATTAACTGGGAGGACATGTTTGATTTCTCTGCCCCTCAACCTCGCAATGTTTGTCTGAccctgaccaatcagcagctagacagctcccacatggcttttgttgatacattttgatttgtttgaatTTATCATGCGAAATCCAACAAAATATCAATAGAGCCGGTGGAGAAGCAAAATAACCGAATTCCAGATCAAATCATTTTCTGTATGTGCGTCAGGTGGTTCAACACTGCTGCCCACCTCAGGAGACAAGCAACAGGTCCTTAGATTATTCACTAAAGACAGGAGAAGGAAGACATACCTGAGTACAGAATATGATTATGATTCTTAGGTCTCATTGAAATAAACGCTGTGTAAGTGTATCCTCTTAAACAGCCATAGGGTGGCAAGATTTTGTGAAGAGGCCAGTTCAGTGAATTGCATCGCTCCCTGTGTGTAGACATACAATTGTCCATCTCCACTTCGCAAAAGTGGAACGTTAAATACTCAGCTGGTTAGCAGATGTTGCCATAAGATAATCTCCACGGACTGGATAGCCACACGTGAATCTGTTGAAAAAGTAGAACCGGTTTCTACTCTGGCAAAATGCACCCCTCACACCTGCGTGAAGATTTCACATACTTGATCTTCACTACAGCACCACCGGCACTGGCTGGCCACGCACCTCCAATTCAAAATGAGTGGCATTTTTGTGATGCCTTGTACTGCCTTTAGGAGACAGGCAGTGAATGTCATTTTGTCCCCATTGGTGCCAATAATAATGCATCCTATTCTTTTACTGGACTATCTTTGGTATCAACTATTCCTGTGattcaaatcaaagcaaatggACTACAGGTGCAAAAAACAGCCTAACTCTATGTCAAAAATTATCTTACAGtttacatctttattttttttttctcataaccTTCTCTAAATGTCACATGTTCATGCTGTAACCcttaaatttgttttcatcagtATGAGTCATCGTCCTCTCACACTAAGCAAGCTTAgctgggaaaaaagagaaatgaaagcaTTAGCATTGCTTTAGCATTGCTGAGCAAAACAATGGGATTTTGTGCAAAGGGAAGGGCAACAACTTTTGGACACCAGTAGAAAAATGTagcagagaaagagcagaaCAGATAATGGCGAATAAGTCAAAGTCATTAGTTTTGGAGCTGTTGCAGCGGTTATAATACATATAAAGTCAGGTGGCTCCTGTGATGTTTTAAGAAATAACACATTGCTCTTGACCAATCGCGTTTCTTGAACAGTATCTGTATGTGTGGTTTTGTATATTTCTCATTCTCAGCTGTCTTTGGGGTCCACACTGAATTTCTCCCCTCACTCTGTTATCGAGGTAGATTTCCATTTTGCTGAGTCAGCCTTTCCCTGACGCCACGCCCTACCAAATCAAATGTCATGCCATCTCCTGGGatattaatcacacacacaaaaacgaaAGGCGAGGGAAGATGAGGAAAGGTCACTTAGAGAGCGGTTGGTAttctaaaaatgtatataattgACCTTTTTCGccgcagccattttgacatgaaatagccagataaacacaggtgtttctaatgacattaattaatttCCTGTTCCATGTAGatctgacagagccaggctcctgctgctgttcctgctggcttactggaacagagccttaattaatgtcattagtaactctgtctttacctgatgtttcatgtcaaaatagctgctgtgaaaatggaCTACGGCAAACACTTACCAACGTTCAGACCAACTTCCAGTGTTAGCAGCTTTTCATCAACATGTTGCTTTATGTCCTGAACAGCACTATGCTCTTCCACTCTGCTCTGCACGTGtctgtgttcgtgtgtgtgcatgtgtgtgagaaagagagagagagagagagagagagagagagagaaataatcaGAGGTATTTATTAGCAGAGAAGGCACAGAGGACACCTATAGCCAAGACAAAGTGTCTGACTGAGGAACCGCCAGTAGGTAGTCATGCCTTCTTACTTCTTTCTAGTATTTCCTAATACTTAATCCATGTTCATCCTGCAGCTGGAAGCATCTCAATTCTGATTTTTCCTCtcatcaaatcaaatgtttaCGACGACGTATTAGAGGCATTGCAGGGGGGAAACAAAATATGGAGCTGGGGGAGCGGGGGtgatattcagagaaaaaaaaactcagaatttcaaAGGTAAAAgaggtaaatttacaagaaaaaactttttaaaatttatgggaaaaaactgaaaattatgagattataaattcacaaatgcaagaaaaaaaaaaacttggaaaaatagtttttcttacACCATCGGATTTAGTAACAAAGAATATAAGTAATTTTTATCCCAGAATCGCAACATTATCATCGGCATCCAGActttgaagagacgttgctgtgacttgggccgattaaaaagaaaacaatgataaCGTCTTGTGACATTTCTAATGTCACAGGGCTGTGGCTGTAGAAACAGCAACTGCTGAGGTCTGAAAAGAGGATTTCTCTGGTCAAGGGAAtttaaacaacaataataataataaataaataaatactttttaaaagaaCACTGCATAGAATTGTGATGCAAAAATAGCACTTTTATTCATCTGAATAGCTGTGGCATTAAGAAATATTCAGACACAAACTTGACCTTTTACATCATAAAAATTTTACAGCGCTGACCATTCAGTCCAAGAGCATAGATGTGCAACACAATGTGCAAATGCACTGCAGTCATGCATACAGCATACGCTGAGATGCTTCTGAATGTATTGGGACCATTAGCATTTACATTTGGGAGCAACTCATAAAAGTACAAATTATTTTACAGTGGCCAGTGATAGTCATTGAAAATATTCTAACAGAACTGAGTTGAGTCACATCAACACAGATAAACGGCTGGGAGGCATAAAGATCAAAATCCAATACACTGAAGGGATTACCTGTAACACTATCATGATCGCTATTCACTCAGAAAACCTCTGCAGTGTTTGTGGCTGATCGGTGAAAACTATGAGCACAAATAtctcaaacacaaatacagatgaTTAAAACCAACAACATgagtataaaatatatttcagtcTGTATGTGATATTATATGACAAGAAAAAGACggcaaatacaaaaacaagcaaaatgttGGTATGTCACCTGATGTTGgtcatatttcatgtttaaaatgaagaccaaaaaacactttgtaacaTTATAATGGCCATATAACAACATGAGAGCAACAGCTGGTGAGGAGGTCATGAACCATGCCTCGTTATCTATTTAGCAAATTTGTTTTCATgagtgtttcattaaaaaataaaaatgcctctGCAAGAGAGCAAAAAAAGTTATTGCAACAGTGAGTGAGATTCAGCGGAAATGTAAAGTTTTCACTCAGGTTTTCTGAGTCGATACATCAGAATTTTCATAAAAATACCTGgatgagagagatgagagtgagagaaagagaaagagagagagagagagactgatggaCAGGAGGGAtcaaaaagacaacagccagACAAAACCAATCTCACCCATCTTCACAGGTCAGTGATTTCACAGGCAATGggtttccttttctctctttactcattctctctgtctctctctctctcagccctctCATTTCTATCAaccccctttctctcttcttcacatggatggatggcaggAACAGTATGTGTGACTTCTCCCAAAGCTACATCTTCCTTTATGAAGAGAAACATtctggagggggaaaaaaaaaaaaaaaaacagaaaaatcaatatttgcTGGTTGGCATGGGATATTCGTCTGAGATTTAATAGGAAGCAAGAGCTTTTCCTTGTCAGACTGCAACGCTACAACAGACCTAAAGGTGCTCTGTGCAATATTTTAACATTGACAAATCATAAccaattactgtaaacaaacacgaACATCATTGAGAGGTTTGGCCGCCCCTTCCGGCTCCACACTATATTTTACACTGTGGGTGCCTGGGGTGGATTTGGGGGTGTAAATGTGCTGGATTGTTttgcagcacaaaacaggaggagggcGCTGTCCTTCCAGCTCAATCAGTTGTACAACTAAAGACGTTTTGCGACTATAAGAACTTAGCCATGAACGCTATTTCATGGGTTTTCTGGAGTCATTTCCACTGGTAAGGCCACAGTTATAGGTGAAGTTCCCGGATCCTGATTTAGTCCTTGTTCAGGAGGTGACAAACACTGACTTGGCAACACTCATGAGAGGGTTACAACACGAACATGGCTATAGCACCAACAgactacaaaaacaaaccagagaTATTAGCCTGAGACGGGCGCTGTCCCAGGGAAGCCAGCAGGATGTGACCGGAAAGCGCTTTCTGGTAATGGCCGGCTGCTTTTCATCAGCAAGCAGGACGAGGAGAAATCACCCCTGCTCATCAggataaaaacactaaaaagcaTCAGGAGCTTATGGCCTGTCAAAAAGTGGTAGGTAATAGGTTAAACAGCTTCACGCATAACATCTGCCTTGATTTGACTGAGTGACTTGGcttttaattaatgttttacTGTACTCGCGAGGTAGCTCAACTCATTAAAGTCTACAGAAAAGTCTATAAAACACTCTTCCATAAGGCACTTCATTCATATGGTTGGTTCTTCATACAGTGGAAAACGAAACAGTGCCTGAACTCCACAGGTTCTGACATGTCACAAGCTTATACTGTGCGCACTGTTTGGAAAAATGTCTGGCATCTCTTGCCCTTGTTGAAACACTACAAAACCAAGACGCAACCTCATAGTTTATTTTGGACAAGGCTGACACGAAGATGCACCGGCTAACTTTCTGTATGTTACTGTATATTGAAATTATCTTCACCGCTGACCTCTTAGTCTCTGTTCCTTATTGAACGATCTGAACACGTTTTGAGATTGCAGTCGTCTTTCAAGTGCAAACTCTCTAGAAGTCACTTTCCATAAATTTTctgagtgaactgttcctttaaaaactTCATAAAATGTGTTCTTGGGCAATGTATGGAGATCAATCCTAAACAGTGAATAGTAAAGTTGatccaaaattaaaaattcagtATCTACCTTCTCACCCCCACATCAGTTAAAACTCCAGTGCAGTTGTTAGAGCCCCTAGTTATACAGCACAAACTTTGATgtacattttgtgctttttgctgTAAAAAGATGGTCCCATTAATTTTAATAGTTTGGTGGAACGCTAAAATGCAGTTTTGCAGATtacttgctgtgtgtttggttttcctACCAAcctcagtggcggttctgctgACAAGGTGAGCTGATAATGACAAAATTTTCACTTTGTGGTCAAATCCTATGTGGTATATTTACAGTATGATTTCccaaagagaaacaaactggAGAATAAATCAAGTTATTAGCTGTGTTAAAATCTCTACTGGTGGAATAAAAGTCTGTTTTAAGAAGATATGACTACTTTGAAAGTGTAAAAAATCAtcttttctttgcttgttttgtcagATGTGTAGATTCCCTGAGCAGCCTTGCCTCACCAGCATAGATGTCATTGAGGTTCTCCAGTTCTTCTTGGACTCTGAGGAGAAGAACGTCCTGCAGGATCTCCTGCTGCTCCTTGGACTCCACGCCCAGACGCTCCAGGTGGTGCTCCTTCATCCTCAGCAATGCACGGCCTACAGAGGAGAGACGTTCATGTGAGTTTATCTATGAACTAGGAGTGAGTAAACAagtaactgtaaaataaacaatgaGCGATATACTCCACCTTATGCAGAACTGGCCATGCAGCTGTCAGTCGTACCTGTTATGCTGTGTTTAATGAAGGCTGTATGGAGCGTGTTCAGTTGCGCTGGGTAATATTCCTGCACCCAGTCCAACACTTCCTCCACCGACCAGAATGACACCCGCTTGGACAAGCCCATCACCCTGCAGCCTCATCAGCAGAGCCCTAAGAGGCAAAACCCAGAAGCGAAAGAGAAACCTGAATTATATttatctaaaaatatatatatatatataaaactgttATTGATGCAGTTGAGGATTGAGGATCTGCAGGTGTCCTTTTCTTTTACTCTTGAACTAGAAACAGTTTCCTTAGGTGTCACCTGTTTGTGTCCGTGCAGCTTTAAGTGCCTccttaaaactcacttttacaaGATGACTGATACTTAACAGTGTTTCCTTTCTCCGTGATCACGCTacctttatatttttatatggcCACTGTCTGGTGTTTAAACTGATTTTACTGTCACTACAAATGTAATTGTGCTTATTTTAGTATCATCATTATCCATTGGTTTAGATGCACTTCCCTATATTTTGCACTTTTAAAACCCAGAGTGTGTTCTTTTAATGGCATCATTTGTTTTATATGAGATCATCATGTATTTTCCTCATGTGGAATCATCTTCTTCATTTGCAtcttatttgtttatatttacatgGTTTCTTTGCTTCAATTTCATCTGCTTTATATGAGCTTATTTCTTTTATCCACAATATACTGTACTTATTTATAactgtgaacttttttttttcattctgtaaATCCACTTCCAACCTGGAAAGCAATTGGCGCTTCAGCTTGAaaagtgcaatataaataaatagtatttatttatttattaatgtactCTGTATTTCCCAGTGATTAATTCTACAAGATCCTAAACATAATGAGAAATAGCTGATTCTGAGGGATTTCCTTAAAACAAAGTGACATAacaacaaacttaaaaaaaaaaaaaagatgctaaaAAAAAGGTCTCTCGTTTTAAAATAGCTGCCTCAGTGCCTTCATTTGGCTTTCCTCCCCGGTCAGTCTTATTCTCTTGGGTTGCACTGCTATAGGGCGAAAACTGCTAAAATGTTGATGTGACCTTTTCAGCAGGCCAGAGTCTTGTTATTGCGTTATAAATATAGGAATGTAATTTCCTGTGTTAATTAAGGGGCAGCTGTGATTGGCTAGGGCAGTAACGAGGCCTCGGCGGAGTAATTGACATACACAGAGCGGAGACCTTTACACCAGGGCAAGAAGACGAGAGGAAGTTCCCTTTAGTGTCAGAGTGAGTTGAGGTGGCAAAAACCTCGCTGTGTGTGTTGAGGCTACTCTACAACACGGCTCTATGTGTTATAACGTAGGCCGATTATGATAATAAATATTAGGGTGTGACCTCAACTGAAATTTGTTGTATTTGGTCAACAACAAAGTGGAAAAGTCAAGTGTTTAGGATCAGACTGTCTTCTAACAGGTGAACACAGTTTGTAAACAGAGGTGACACACAGACTAAGCATAAATTTTGATCTATATGTTGGACAGATTCCTAATTTAAAAATTATATAAGTTAAAATTCCTTTATTTATTGAAACATGATGATGTCCTTAAGACAGATATTACTGGCCATATGATGAACTCGCTAAAATGTCCACATTCGAGAaagcacagagagcagagccgCACAGCTTTAAACATAAATCTAGCCAACTCTGACTGAAATAtagctttttttcctcctagtGGCCTCAGTGTCTCTTTTACTTGATGTAACACACCGCCACTCTCAGCATCTGTGCCTGCGGGCCTCCTAACTCCAGCAGTATGTCACCACATCCTGCTTGGGTTTGACAGTCTTATCTTGCCTAAGGGTAGACGAGCTAAACTGTCGTGAGGGGGCGATGAGGCTACCCTGTTCAACACTTTCCTTAGCAACCAGGCttacatgaaaatgacatgAGTACAAAAGCACTTGGACATGACAGAGGGCAGAGCATAAGCATCATTCTGGGGGCCTCATGAAAGtaaatcaagatttttttttttcttccagttgAGCCAGATGTTTTTGCCTGCCACAACTGCCTGAAAAATTTGCCCGATTAAACAAACTGACACTCcatttcatgtcagtttccacTCCTTCTTTTGAGAAGCTTTTGCATTAGACAGCCTGTAATCTGACTAGGGGGTTTTCTCAAAGAGATTGATTGTATATTATTTTAAACACATATGAGGAAACAGCCAAGTAATTTAGTGTATAGATAAAACTTGGGTGGGTGGGTCATTTTCTGGAGGTAGTTCCCACCCTTAACAAACTGTCCAGTGAGCCAACAGAGTCTAAATAGCattgggcctcattcaccaaccATTCTTAACAGGAAATTTCTTCTTAAAACCCAGTTGCGCAGTTTTTAATTCACAACCTTCccaggtgttttattttttgggatTTGTTCTTAGTGAAGAGCAAATTCTTCTTTAATTCTTCACTGAGTAACAGCATcccatgcatgttttttttttttttttttgttttgttttctgtttctttacaTCCACTACTGACGCCACTCAATATGACATCTCTGGGTTCTGCATATCAGAGGATCTGGTTTAGATTTTTCTTAGGACCATTCTTGAGAacagatttaagaaaaaaaaaccttcagaaGATATTGCTGGATGAGGCCCGTTGCTTTCATCAAGAGCATCAAACCAACCACgaaataaaggaataaacaCTCCACAggccccaaacaaacaaacaaaaaaactcttctAACACACCATGAGATCAATTTCTCAGAAAACGGGTGTGTGAGCTCTGATCAATTTAATCAATCTAATTTAGCAGCCCCTCATTCTGTGATTACTGATTAATACCAGTCGTGGTGTTCTTCCACTAGATTTACGATATATGACAATAACTTATAAGATAAGATGCATAAACAATTATCCTAAACTCACCCCTCAACTCGAAGCTTCACAGTCTTTACTGGCCCAAAAATCAACTCCATACTCTATAACAGTGAGGACAATTCTGCGCTTGTGGCTGAACACCAAATTACAGAGAGCCTTCATAAAATTCAACGACACAATACTACCATCTTGTGGCGCTTTGCAGCAGTTACATCTTTTGGCACAGGCACTTTAAAAATATGGTTGAATTCAAAAGATATGTTCTCCTTCAAGTCTACATTTCTAAAACACTTCATACGGAGCTTCAGATTTCTGATTTGGAGCTTTTCGCCATTACGAAAGAAGCCCCCTCCCCTCGGTTTGCGCCATCCTCTCCGGTATGGAGACACACCTCACCTCCGCTACTCCAAAGCAGGGAGTGAAGTATCGCCTCGCCCATCGCAACCTATTCCTGGTCAAACACGACTTAGGGCCGTTTCTAAATTATTGGGCTCTTCTACATATCATCCTCTGTGCAGCATTAGTAGTCCCTCCCTGTGCCATAATCCACTGTCCTGTGCTGGAATAAAAACACGCAAACTCCTTATAAAAGTTTACATTTTGTCCAAGTGCTGTTTCCGCAGACTATATGTGCCGAATTTAAGAACTGATGCTGAAATGTCGTTTTCGTGCTCTACCAGGTATGTAAATAAATGCCTAAAGCATTATGAAACAGTCAGAATTTTGAACGAATGTTTCCGAGCTACCTCTCCACACTTTGAGGAACGGCCCGCACCCTAAAACAAAGGCATCAACAGCGAGTTGACAAATAAATTAGGAAATAATAGTCATATGTGCACTTGATCATCTTTACCAACCTTTTCTTCCTTGCGATCGTACACCGAGACGCAGTGTTTAGTGTGAGCACGGTGCTGGAGCTATTACTGAAACTAATGCTGGCACTTCCTTGTCTGTATCGCTACCTGTGCAGTTTCCTAGCTCCGCCTGGGACAGGGATGCGCACTGGCGGCCTGATGGGCCAAAAGGAACGAGCAAAGCATTTTGAGTCAGTCAGTGTCTGGAAGCCTGCCGTGTTCCTGGTAATGGAAGgagcaacttaaaaaaaaaaaaaaaaaaaaaagtcaaagtgtcTCTGCAAGGTGTTGGTCTCCACCAAGACTCTGGAGCTCTATCAAACCCTTTCAAAAGacagtgtttggtgttttgatggtgtTCATGGAGGGCCCTCCCTAACACCTGGGTCTAAAAATCAGTAGGTTTGGGTTGAGATGTGGTCATGTGTGCATGAGGACCATAGTATATGACTTAACCttacattttcatcatcatcatcaaacagtGAGTCTGCATGTCCTGCAGATGGTGGCATTATCCTGTAAGAGACTGTTCTCATAAGGAAGGAAATTCATTTCATCACAGGATAAAGGTGATCAGTCAGCATACCTttgtatacacacacgcgcaaacatacacacgtattgcttttactgtatttgtggGGAGATt
The genomic region above belongs to Myripristis murdjan chromosome 24, fMyrMur1.1, whole genome shotgun sequence and contains:
- the LOC115356245 gene encoding sterile alpha motif domain-containing protein 12-like, with translation MGLSKRVSFWSVEEVLDWVQEYYPAQLNTLHTAFIKHSITGRALLRMKEHHLERLGVESKEQQEILQDVLLLRVQEELENLNDIYAECFSS